Genomic window (Equus asinus isolate D_3611 breed Donkey chromosome 13, EquAss-T2T_v2, whole genome shotgun sequence):
ATTCCTAGTCCTTGTTCAGATTTTCCAGTTGTCTCCACATCTTTTCATTCTTGGGTGGTGTGAGCCTGGACGTCCCATTTGGTTGCTCTGTCCCTTAGCTGTTTAGTCTAGGACATCTTTCTTCTGCCTCTCGCTTTTTTTCAAGACACCTGACTCTCAGAAATTTGGTGTGTTGTCTTGCAGAACACCTACCTTCAAGCATTATCAGTTTCTTTCCTGCGATGTCCTTTGCATTGTTCTTTTGTCCCTAGTATGTTCTGTGAACTAGGAATGTTTGATTACATATTCAGGTCAGAAGCAGATTTTTGCGCCTGTGAATTTAGTTTGCGGTCAGACCTAAGTAAAAATGAAGCAGGATCGAGGGTGCCAGCTTTGCCCAGGGGGCAAGGGTGGTCCCAGAGGAAGGTGGGCTCGGAGAGTGCTGCGGAGCTCTGCGCTGCCCTGGGGGTGACCAGGCCTGGTTTTTGGGGCCAGGTGAATGCCCAGAATGATCATAGGGCTTTGCTTCTTACAGTGAAATTCAAACCATTGAATTTTAGTGCAAATGCTGTTTTATTCTAGACTTAGTCTTTACGTCTGCCTTGCTGAAAGGAAATCTCATTACGCAGAATTTAATCCATCCTGATTTAGTCAAACAAGTGGGATGTAACCTTAGGAAATCATTGATTAGCTCTACTTGATCAGATCTTATTTAGTAGCTAATGAGAATAGCAATGCACAAGGTCTGTCtcatctgatttattttattattcatttatttattttttgaggaagattagccctgagctaacgtctgctgccaatcctcctctttttgctgaggaagaccggccctgagctaacatccgtgaccatcttcctctactttatatctgagacgtctgccacagcgtggcttgatgagtggtgggtaggtccacacccaggatctgaaccggggaaccctgggccaccaaagtggaacatgcaaacttaactgctgcgccactgggctgacccctcatCTGATCTCTTTTAAATTGCCCTTCCTGAGGGTACAGCAAAGGCTGTGGGAGCCTAAAGTGACAAATGCTTGCAGCTTCCTAAGCAACAGATTGTTActttatgaaaagaaaactcCTCGAAAGCATGTCTGTGGCCATGTCCTCAGCCCGGTGTGGGCGAGTGAGCCTGCGTGTTAAAGATAGCACCCGTGGGCCCGCACACGGCCTGCTGAGCCCAGCCTCACCTTTCCAGCGGGGCCCGGGGCTGGGCGTCTCCGAGTTGTGGGTGTGCTCAGCTTTTGCTGAAGCAGGCCTGTTGGCTAGAGAGAGTAGGAGGCTTGGAGTCTGATCTTTGGACCTGCTGATTATTAAGTTAGAGTGGCCCAACTGTAATGTGCAAAGTGTTTGACAAGCCTAATAAGGTGCTTTCTATGCAGATTAAGTGACACTGGGTTTCTCTTACTAAAATTGAACTCCCATGAAAAATCCAGAGTGACTAAAGCTGTAATACATCTGCTCCATGACCAGAGGGCTTTGAGGATAAAAGTCTTGCCAAGAGGTGTTTTAACTGAAAAAGACTTCTATCAAGACACTAGCAAGCCCTGCATGAGTCACTGTCATCATGAGTCACTGTCATTGTGCTCTTGTGCTCATCAGATGCCCCAGGCAGACACTAGAATGAAGCGGCTCCTTCATCCAAGTGAGCCCTGCCACAAATGGACAGGGTGACCTGGTGACCCCTCACAGTGGGCTATTACGGCACCCTCACTGGTGGGCTGGCTGGCTCCTGTTCATTGTTTCCCATCCTCTGTTTATAAGGGAAACTAATTTGATAGGGGTGATTCCAGCGTTCTGCTGAGGTTGGAAAGGCCCGGGGTttggggagggcggggagggaaCTAATCTACATCAGGTGTCACAGCATGTGGGCTCCTGGCACAGGGTCCTACTCACCCCACCCCATGGCCCCGGGGAGCAAAGTGAGGTATacaattttgtgttttctaagtatataattttatgtttgttttgtcaTGAAAGTTTCAGAAAGGGAGTCACATCTTTGTTATAGAAAGATTGAGAAACTGCCCCAAATAAGGGCATAAAAAGTTGTAGCGGTGGCCCTCCCTTGTAACTCAGTGAGGTGGATGTGCAGCCATGGAGCAGGGCTGTTAAAGGCGGGCAAGGAGCGGCATGTTTTCAGCAAACGCTGAAGGATGCCGTCTCTGACCCTGCACTCACACCCACTACCCACCCGGCGGCCACTGTGGGTGCCGGGTCAGAGTGCTGCCCTCGGGAAGTGGCAGCTGCCTGTTGGTTGTGTGGCCTTGGTCTGTCTGTAAGGTGGGGTGAGGCTACAGAGCACTATGAGGTTGGACAAGAGCACCGGCCAGGTTCCCAGCTTCTTGTTCAGCACAGAGCAGATGCTAAGTGGGATTTGAGAGTGTTATATTGTGGCTCagctgtgttatttttttttctttttcttttcttttttttgaggaagattggccctgagctaacatctgtacccatcttcctctgctttatatgtgggacgcctgccacagcatggcttgacaagtagtgcataggtctgtacccagatctgaactggcgaaccctgggccacggaagcagaacatgcaaacttaactgctgtgccaccaggctggccctttttAACGTATTTCAGGATCACAGGTCACCGTGTTTGGTGTCAAGAGTGAGGACCAGGACTACAGGCAGCCAGGCTCGGCCCTGTGGTCACAGAGGTCCGAAGGCAGTTTCCGTCCTCCAGGAGCTCCCAGACCTGCACTTAGGACATGTGTTGAATGGAACTGCTGCCTAGACAAGGCATTGCCTGTTCGCCTGGTCCTGGCTTGTCCGTCTGGTCCCTGTTGGTGCCCCAGTGACATCTGGCCACAGCTAGCACCTGATAGGCCCCCAAGGCAGTGCTGTGGAGATGGCACCGGGAGAGGGTGGAGGCCACAGGCTGCAGTCCTCCATGCCCATGGGCACCCTGACGCAAGGTCTGGGGGTGGTCATGGTGCTCTGCTGGCACCAGCTGTGTAATGGGGTTTTCCAGATTCTTGGAAATCAGGGGGACACTGTTTCTCTTGATCACAGGGAGCATGGAGTGTCCTCTTTGTGCCAGGCCCTCTCCATGGAGGTAGCATTTCCAGGCACGTGGAATGGAGTGCCAGCAGCATGTACCCTGTGCCTTGGACGTGGGACCCTTTCAGGCTAGAACCTGCTGACAGGCTGACCATAAACGCTAGTGTCCCCAACCCACTTCCTTGTCCTGCCCTGGGTCCTTGCTGCCTAAGGAGGAAACCTTGTAGATCCCAAGGCCCCAGCCCACCTCCTCTTGATGAAGAGGAACAGTTCCCTACTCAGATGTGTGTCCCCTCAGTGGGCACCTGGACACATTAACGTCCTAATCCTCTTAGCATGACAGGTCAAGTGGCAGAGCTGCACTGTGTCTGGGGATGGGCTCAGGCCCTGGGAGGCCAGGAGGTGGAGACTGTGGCCCCGGGAGGGCAGAGTGAGCTGAAGCAGCCCCGGGTGGTCATTGCAGGTCTTTATGTGGGGGTGGCTGTATGACCTGGTCAGTGGTAGCACTTctgatttctgtcttctctgaaacacGAGACAGGAGGGGCTCTGGCCGCCCTGGGTGCACATTGCCCTAGGCTGCAGTGGGCTGGTACCGATGCCTGTGTTCTGGGGTCCCATGCTCTGTGTGACGTTCCTGgtcctctcctgtcccctcccacaGGCAAGGTGCCGGGCGACGACTGCCCCCTGGTGTGGGGCCAGTGCTCACACTGCTTCCACATGCACTGTATCCTCAAGTGGCTCAACGCGCAACAGGTGCAGCAACACTGCCCCATGTGCCGCCAGGAGTGGAAATTCAAGGAGTGAGGCCAGCGCTGCTCCCGACGCCCCCTCCCCTCGCCCCAGATGGTGTCCTGACACTCCCGCCCCCCCCATGGGACTGGATGGCCATGGTCTCTACCAGGATGGTCCTTTCTGGGCTGGGATAGGGTTGCCGTGAGGACCAGAGCTGCATTTGTCTTTTTCCATCACAGTGTTGACACTATCATCCACTAAGTGAAACTCATTAAACTCCCAAGTCGATGGAGGCATCTGGTGCCTGTTTTCTTGGTGCTGCCAGTGTGCATTGATATGAAAACTCTCATGAATAAACATCTCAGTGCCGCGCCCGAGGCCCTGAGTCACAACTCCAGAGGAGATGGAGTGTGAGATCAGCCGGAAGAGCCCGGGGGAGGCTGACTGGCTTAGGTGGTTTGAAGGCCATGGTGGTGCTGAGGCCCTGGGGTATGTTCTTGCCAACAGGGGAAGTGAAGGAACTGTCGGCAGGCCTCTCACCTGATGAAGCCAGGCTGGGGCCCTGGGAACCGCCCCTCATTCTGGTCTGTGGGACCCTGGCTGGCCATAGCCAGCAGCCACCGTGAAGAGTCCCTCCTGCCAGAAGGCCATCCCTGACCAGGTGGGAGCCAGCCGTGCGAGGCTGCGGGCcgtctgtctgtcttctcctggGCTCCAGCTGAGGGCCAGCTCTGTTGGCTGTGACTCACTAGCGTAAGGACCACTGTCCGTGACATCTGGGTGTGCCCCCAGGTGTCGGGGGGTCTCCCCTGCCGAGGGAAGGACAGCCCTTGGCAGGCTCCTTTGGGCACCTCTTCCTCCACAGCTCCTGTGGGGTGGCGGCCCCTGTGGGGACCGTGGTCTCAGCCTTGGGGGTCTCGGGGAGCTTCTGGATGGAGATGGCTGCAGGCTGTGTGGCCCTGTGAGCTGCAGGGAGTCACCTGGCTCCTTCCAGTCCATCCTCCTTGACTCCTCCCCTTGGGGTCCCTGCCTGGTCCCCTCGTCACGCCTTCCATCTGCCTAGTGGGAGGCCAGTTGCTGAGCATTCTTACATTACTGTCCTGTTCTCACCCTCCAGGGGAGAATCCTGGAGTCCACTTGGAGGGGCAGGCCTCCTGGTCACCTGTATGGCACCCTGTGTGGCATCTTACTTCCTGTTTGGACATCATGTCTAGAGgaaaggaggccctggggactCTTCCTCACTGAACCTGGACATCACGTCCTCCTTGCCCAGAAACCCAGCTGCCAGGGCCCCCATGCTGATATCTGTCCTAGGAGGGACATCTAAAGGAAGACACAGTGTGACCAGAACATTTGGGGAgcgtgggtgggaggaggggggccTGAGTGAGCCTAATGGCTGATATCACctgccagggcagggctggcagcCCAGGCTCAGCTTCCTGGGTCCTGCCATCAGCCCTGCACACAAAGTTCCACGTGGCCATTGGGTTCTGGCTGCTGCTCTACTCTTGGAGCCTCCGTGTCTACAGTGTGTCTGGATCTGGGGAGTCACGAGAAGCTCTCAGCCCAGCAGGGAAGATGACCCTCGCTGGGAGGTGGGCCATGGCCACTGCAGAGGACCCCACTGGGTGGCCTGGCAGGCCTGAGGCTTCCCGGGGTCTCCTGATCTCATCCTGGCCTGCACCCAGcccgcctcccctccctggagttCTGCCTTTCCTGGAGAGTTCTCTCCTGTGACAGGACTTGCCCACTGGGACTGTGTCTGGGACGCCAGACTCTGAGCCTAACTTCCCAGGCCCTCAGCCCTTGCCCCTTGGGGTAGAT
Coding sequences:
- the ANAPC11 gene encoding anaphase-promoting complex subunit 11, with translation MKVKIKCWNGVATWLWVANDENCGICRMAFNGCCPDCKVPGDDCPLVWGQCSHCFHMHCILKWLNAQQVQQHCPMCRQEWKFKE